DNA from Onychomys torridus chromosome 1, mOncTor1.1, whole genome shotgun sequence:
AAAGTGAAGTTGTTACTTCATATTGCACGTTATAGCCACTGGGTAAAAGTGAAGTTGTTACTTCATATTGCACATTATAGCTGCTGGGTAAAAGTGAAGTCGTTACTTCATATTGCACGTTATAGCTGCTGGGTAAAAGTGAAGTCGTTACTTCATATTGTACGTTATAGCCGCTAAATCTCTAAGTCCTACGCATTGGGTTGAGGGCTTTGTCTcagtttttgtttgagatagagcTCCTGAAATCCAATTTCATAGCGCCAAAGCAGagtttaagaaatatttagataaagtatactttgtcttttcttcagaAGTCACGTACCAGAAATATTGGAAAATATAGTGATTTGTGGACTCAGAAATCCAACCCAAGTAGAAAGTTCTGAACTGAATTTCCAGCAGAACAGTATTTTCAATTACTGATGAACCAGATCCAGAGTTATCTTCTAAAATAGAAAGAATTCAAATGAGATTTATGACGTGAACTAGACAGTCTTTAAAATGTGGGTCAATGAAATCTCCAGTTTCGTTCTAATTTAAAACAGGAGTCTGTTTTTATCTTAAGTTGCTCTCCATATCAGCTTAGTTGCTTTGTGTCTGCTGCAGAAGCACCACCATAGAAGTCGGTATAAATAGCCAGGAGAAGATGCAGTCTGTGCAGAGGATGTTCAAATGCCACCCTGATGAGGTGATGTCCATCAGAACCATGAACAGGGACTACTTCCTCATTGGCCATGATAGGTGAGCAGTAAGATGACAATGTGCCACGTGCTGTGTGTGGAGAAAAGCATTATAACCTATAGACAATAAACAGGCCGTAAATTGGAACCAGACTGTACAAGCAAAGCAACAGTCTTCATTGTGTGCTAAAATggctgtgtgtgtgcgcatgtgtgtgtgtgcaggtgtgtgtgcatatgtgtgtggctatatgtgtgagtgtgtgtgcatgtgtgtggccgcacatgtgagagtgtgtgcacacgtgtgtgtgcatgtggaggccagaggacaaccttggctgtcattcctcaggagctgtctactttgtttttttgacacagggccCCTCACTGGACTTGAATTAGGCTGGCTTGCCAGAGAGCTGCAGGAtctgctgcctgcctctgcctccctccccagctgGTGTTGCAAAcactccaccatgcctggcttttctgtaGGGATTAAATTCAGATCCTCACGGCCTCATGTCAAGTGCCAATGAAGCTtcctccctgttttttttttttttgtttttttttggtttttcgagacagggtttctctgtgtagctttgcgccttttctggagctcacgtggtagcccaggttggcctcaaactcacagagatccacctggctctgcctcccgagtgctgggattaaaggcgtgcgccaccaccgcccggccctccctggcttttaaaatagttttaagaatCATTATGCTAGCTGCCTATGAGTGTTATAACGGTGTTTAAAACAACAGAGGTTGATAATCTCACTGTTCTAAGGCTGGACCTCAGCAATGAGGTGCGGACATGGCCACTCCCCAGAAGCACTGTGGAAGAAAGGCTCTTCTCAAACCTCTCTCGGAACTGCTGGCTGTCCCTTGGCTGCAACATGGCGTTTCCCATATGCGTGCCCCTCTGGGTCAGATTTCTCTCCTTTTTCACGGATACCAGTCTTACTTGTTTAGGAGGTACTGCTAGTCCATTGTGACCTCAACTTAACCAGTTATCTCAGCAAACAGTCCCTTTCTAGAAACATAAGGTGACATCTGAGGACTAGGAACCAGAACTAGGACATGGTAGATGAGGAGAGGGTCACAGAGCAAGCCACAACAGTCACTATCACCCAGATGCCTTCTGTGAAAAACAACATTGACCAGAAATATCTGTCTGTAGGAGCTGCAGGGAGGGGATGTGCTCACTCTCAAGGCTTCTGTGGGTTTTCAGAGGCTCATGTTGCCAACAGAAGTGCCCAAGTGGATTCTCACACCTGCTTATCTACCAGAGAGAGACAGTATAGTGTGGAAGGAGGTGCCTGAGGCTGAGGCCAAGCTGGAGCCTTACTCTTTCTCAGGTTGACCCAAAGCTGCAAAGTTTTCTCTTAAATTGTCACGGAAAACAACAGTAGAGATGGTGGGAACGTGTCAGTTCACTCAGATACACATGCCTTTGTTGACTTCTCCATCTGCCATGAGAAAACACTGACAAAAAGTGACTCCTGAGGGAAGGCAGACCCTCATTAAGGGAAGTTGGAGTAGGAAtttgaggcaggaacctggaggaggaattgatgcaaaggccatgaaTGTAGAGAgctactcactggcttgctcagcctgctttcttgcagCACCCAGGCCCATCTGCCCAGGGGCAGCATAGCCCACAGTAGACCAGGCCCAATACATTGatatttaatcaagaaaatacccacacagacttgcctacaggtccaTCTGATGGTGGAATTTCCTCAGTTGAGTTTCCCTCTCCTAGATGACCTGAACTTGTATCAagttttcaaacaaaacaaaacaaaacaaacaaacaaacaaaacccagtacAGCACTCTTCCTAAAGTTGTGTTTCCTGAGAGGGGCAGGGAAGACCGAGGATATGGACGTGGCACTGACTGGCAGAACACCGTGGAGAGCAGAAGTCCTGTACCCCATGTTACCGCAGTTACTTCTGAGTTTCCGTACTGGAGGTGTCATGAGGGTTCCTTCAGCGGTGCAGATGCAGACACAGCGGGGGAGCGATGAACCATTCACACTACTGGGGGAAAGAGTACTATTTTGTGGGCAGCCAATCCCAGAGCTGTTCCTAGTGTAACCAGAGAATCCGCTGGGTTCAGAATGAATGTGGGAGCGATTGCTGCCAATGCCAGCTGAATCTCTTCCTACCCCAGGGAGAAGATCAGAGAGTGGGTGTCCTTCATGTCAACGTATTGCAGGGGTGCAAAAACAGCTCATCAGAATTCTCAGGTAACTATGTTGCTAATGGTGCTCCAGGGCACCAGAACCCAGCCCTCTTTCCTTAGAAACAGTAGTGGCCCTTTCTTCTCCTTAGCAACTGGTGTCaatacaaggaataaataagCGAGGAAACATATGCCCTTGTTATTTTCACaattaacaaaaggaaaaatacttttgTGTTTTGTAATTAGATTGTCATTGTTGCAGTGGGGGGCAGTGAAAGTTAATGGTGGTAATTTTTCCTAGTAGCTTGAAGTATACTATTTTTCCACCATTGTGATTCTAGGTACATAACCAGCTTCCCTTTGAATGACTAAGTCTAGGGAGGCAGCTATCAAACATTGTTTTCACCTGCCTTGCATTTTAATGTAATGTCTCTTGAGTCAGGTAAGCAGCTGAAGGTTTTAATTGACTTCAGAAGGGGCTTTGTGACTTTCCCCCGTCCTTTCTTACAGACTGTCACAGAGGGAACTGGGGTGTAGGtacatttatgaatatattttctaagTTGTCCCATGCTTATAGCAAATGCCAAAGAGAAGGAGAGATCAAGCCATGTCTCCTGTAGATTCAACGATGAGAGCAGAAAGAAGCAGCTGGGTGTGAGGAGAGGCATCATGGAGAAGACACTGGGGAGGGCTCAGGGTGCCTGTTAAGGCCAGGCTGGGTGTCTTTGGGGACTTAGAAGCTGGAGAAAGCCGCACTGACAAGATCAGCCCTTGTCTTAGAGATGTGACACTAGCCAGTGAGCAGCCCAGTCAAAGCCTTGGGGAGCCCCTGGAGACAAGGAGGGGGGTGCTGACAGCGATAGGGGAGCGATTGCACTCTTACTACAAAATGACTTTTTTTCCAAGCAGGAGCAGCCTTCCGTGGGTGACAGAAGGCCAGTTTCCGACCCCATTCCTTTCTTTGGTCTCTGCAGTGCATCAGAGATTATCAGCCTGCCATTACCAAGGGCCAGCCTTCCAGATGTGGTAATCAAAACCTCCTCCTACTACATCAGGGCACTGCAGCAGGGAGTTGGCCATTGCTGAATAGCGCCACTGGCTAGCAGTGGACCTTGACCTTGCCTGAGGAGGCAGCTCCATCAGAGCAGCGTTTGCCCTGTAAGCACAAGGTCGGCTTTGACACCCCAGGTCTCATGTGGTGGTACACattataactctagctccaaggagACTGAGACAGCTGTGTCCTTGGGCTTCTCTcacctacttggtgagttccaggccggtGGGGGGAAAAAACAAGCAAGGTAAATGCTGCTGAGGTtcgctgtagctggagttttctccagtcctgcccagccgggggtcaagacaaatctctcttacccaccagttctgcagccattcagacccaaataaacacacacaggctaatattgtttaaaactgctcggccattagctcaggcctaccactgactagctcctacacttaaactcagcccatttctgttaatctatatgtcgccacatgttccatggctttacctgtggtGCCTGTTACATGCCGCtccctggctcagccttcctgttcccagaattctcttctctgcttgtcccacctatgcttcctgtctggttactggccaatcagcattttatttatacagagcaaatATCCACAGCGGTTCACacctcaggttgtcctctgaccttcacatttatgcacacacatgtacacacacacaccctcacagaaTGATTCCTCGTCTTAATATTTATGCGTATTTACTCATTTTCTATTCTACAGGTAGGCTTTGCCACTTGCCTAGCTGACTAAAGATTTTCATTCAGTTTGGATGCTCTTGACAGACTCGGATTCCTTCCCTAAATTTAGCCAGCAACCTCCCCTCCTTCCACACACGGGCACAAAGGTCCCCAAGGACCCCTTGATTTCCTGTTGTGCTGTCTGTGCCCTCAGGCAAGATGGAgtttcttcctgcttcccttcGTTTATCCCATCTGGCTTCTCAGTCTGTGTGTCTGGCCTCTTCACTCCTCATGCAGTCTGTTTGAGGAAGTAAAATAGCATGCCTGCCCCTGGAAGGCCACAGAACTACCACGCCCTCCCCTTTCTGGATTCGCTGTTTCTAGATTCGGCTTTTATCAACAAAGGAGGAGCTGGGTTGTTTGTTTCCTGAACGTCTATTACTTCATCCCTTAGAGACACCACCACCGGCATCCTTCCCTCTGTGGgtaaccgcccccccccccccagccacacacacacatgcaatgagGCGGGGCTTCCCATTTTATCTAGCTGGTAGCTCTCCAACATTGTAAAAGCTTTTTCAGCCTATCAACACCACAGGACCAACACCTCATCTCAGCTATTCAGTGAGCAAAACCAGTGGTCTGAGACAAGGGCAGGCAGGGTGACTTTGAACAGAGCTTCCATTCATGTTGAACCCCTTTCCCCAAAAGGAGCCTTGCTAGTTCCTTTGCCTTTCCCCATTATTTATTGAGATCAAGTAATATTTCTTTTCAACCCTCTCAAGTTAAAGACACCATGTGTCTTGCTGGGTTTTGTAGTTGATGTTGCTGGTACACCGGGAACCCTTCACTCCCGACTCAGCATAAtcaggctccaggctccatcTTCAGCAACTGCAACAGAATCCCATAGTACACTGTGAGTTTCTAAACAACACCAATTGGCTTCCACAGCTCTCAAAGTTGTGAAGCTCAGTGTCAAGGATTCTCATCTGGTGGGGGCCTTCTTGCTGGCTCATCAAGTGACAGGCAGGTAGGCAGGTAGGCAGAGGACAACGGGGtgaactcagccttcctctcagACGCGACATTCAGGAACACAGGAAGTTCTACCAACTGCTGTAAAAATGGCATTAAAATTTCAATACGTGTTTCGAGAGGGACAGTCATACCATGGCAGTGAGCTTTGAGCTAGAAAAATGGACATGACTTAAGTATATATAGATGCTTGTGGGCTTCTCCGTGGGGTCATATCTTGACAAACTCAATAATGGAAAACAGCATGAGTTGAAAGTGCATGTAACGCACCCACCTTTCTGAACATCACAGCTTAACAGCACAGCACACTGTGCAGGGGCCACTGTTTCCCCCTATGATTGCAGGGCTGTCCCAGAGCTGTGGCTCACTGCTGCCACCAGACTTGAAAGAAAGTTAGCATACCCTTATTGGTAGCCCACACAGTTTCCATTGACTATGTCTTGCTTTTGCACACCctcatgagagaagaaaaaaaaaaaaaaaaacctggaagtTGATCCTTCACTAGTCATGGTgtgctctccctttctccctcccccgcccccagacagagagagagagagagaaagctaccTTCCATGGAATTCCTAGCAAACATTCAGGGTCTTATGGAAGCCCCCTGCCATCCAACATTGTTCTTGGAGTGATTAAATTGCACTCATAACAGTTCTTATGCTATGCAGAGCAGCTACATTAGTGAGTATCTGGTGTCAGCTGGGGAGGGAAGGCAATAATTAATTGCTTGCATCTACATCACCTTGAAGCCTATAATTCATACTGTCTTGTAGCCAACACTACCTAATTGCACTGCTGTGGAAACAGACAAGGCAAAACACAAAAGAGGAATCCTGAGCCAGAAGGAGGAGGTTCAGTGACTCCAAACTAATTACCTCCCCAGAAGCTGCTGAGAGATGACTGggaagaggtggggtggggacatcATGACAAAGCTCTGTGCCTAACCACAGCACCCACAGTAGAAAACTTATTGTTCTGAGTTGTAACTCTCCACAGTagagaaaaatttcaaatattaacTATGCTTATGCATTCACACCATTAGAGGTGACCCAAATTGAGGAGGCAAGTTCAGTTTGTGTGGGCTTCTGGATGTCATACTGAAACAGCCTCCAATCTTGTCAACCCAACTAATATATTATAGTTTTTCTAGAAAGTATTAGTTTAATTctattggaaggaaggaaggaactcatTAATTcctcctgtgtctttctttttcagcatttaatacAAAAAAACCTTCAAGGATTCAGGCAAGCTCATCCTCATCATGAACATGATTTCTATTCAGAACCCACTCAAGATATGGAAGAAGAGAATTACTACCTCACTCCTCGAAGCATCCTTTCAGAAGTAAGTCCCCCTACCCACCAATCATTCCCTTAACATGTCTGCCAAGCCTCTGCCATACACTGAGCTGGGACAATAGACTGAGATCAGGAGGGCACAAAGGTAAGGCTGGCACAGATGGGCGGCTTGCTCATGGTGCTGGCCCTTGAATAGGAGCCAACCATAGCACAAGACATAAGCTTTTATGATGCCTGGCTTGAACCagtggtgggaagagggaactggTTTTCAGACCGAAGACCAGAGAAAGTTCTACAGAGGAGATGACACTTGAGTACTTGGTGGATAAAATTTAGAATTTAGtagtctttctcttttctggaatgaaataaaaaaggtgAAAGTCATTGGGTGTATATGGAGCAGCCTATTGATAACTGGAagcccttctgagtgctgggcacTGCACTGTGCTCAGCATGGTGGCTACAGTGGTGAGCTTCCTAGTCCTCTGTATTTCAGAGCCTGCAGTCTCAGGTACCAAAGAGGATGCTGCACAAAGAGGCATTGAGTAGTCTGGGATCACCAGACACTGGGcagagttctctctttccacttgaGTCAAAGCAGGCTGCAGGTCTGGGGAATTGCTCAGGTAGGCCACAGTGCAGAGTGTGTGAATGGTAGAGTAgaaatttaacagaaaaaaagagccagCCCACGATGGGCACTGAATTCCAAGTTGAATTCACTCTGTGAGCAGTACAGGGACAGAGACGGCTTCTAAGTAGGAAGTGGTGAAACCTGAGTTGACTTGTAGGCACATTGACCCAGACGTTATCTCTGTGGTAGACATGGACATAGAATGTGGACTGGCGCGACAGGAGGAGAGAATGATGGGAGCATAGTAGCATCAGCCCCAAAATTGGGGGTTCCTACTAGATGGTGATAATATAACTTAAAGACACAGGCTGTAGTCAAGTTGGTTATGGAAGTAATTACAAGTGGTTGAAACAAGCTGTCCACCACAGCAGAGTTCTCAGAGCCCTTGGTATGTAGTCCTGCATTGTAAGTAAGCAAGGCATTGCCCATGGTTTCTTAAgcatagaacattttctttcaccAAGAATAATTACACACTAGTGTTCTCTGAGACAACCAACCAATTAGGTATGTAGAAAGGATAGGCTTTAGACACTCTGTGGAATATGGTATCTGGGGACAGCCAATCAATCAGGTATGTAGAAAGGATGGGCCATGGACACTCTGTGGAATATGGCGTCTGGGGACAGCCAATCAATCAGGTATGTAGAAAGGATGGGCCATGGACACTCTGTGGAATATGGCGTCTGGGGAAGGAGATGAAACTGTACAAAAGTTGTCAGGAGGGCTGAGGTGATTCAGGAATGTGGGGTAACAACAGAACTTCACTgagcaggagaagaaaagggcaTCACAGGCAAAGAAGACCGACCGCATGAACGTGAGGTCTGGAAGAGAGCCTTTGGTGAGGAGACAGCCATGCCGAAGACTGGCTTGACTGGAAGGCAGCCCCAGTTAGAAGTCAGAGGCCAACTGGAGAGGGAGTGTCTGTCAGTGATTGCTTACAACCACTGTGACTAGTCTTTGGCCCAATCAGCTTCCATGATTCATAGAGTCAACCACCTGAGGAAAAGGCTCCTGGCATTAAATGGCTAGgaatgaaacagaaaggaaacccaAAGCTTCCCGATAGAATATGTGTGTCTGGGATGGGACACAAAGGCTCCCAGGAATGGAAAATGAGCTTTGAAATCTACCAGAAACTGTGGTGGTTCAGTCTCCTGTGGTTAAGACTGTTTGATATTCTCTGAAGAACTGCTGTCCTTTCAATGAAAAATATGTTATTCCATATACAGAGTAGTGTGAGGTGAGGAGGGGCCTGGCCAGCTGCAGACCTGTATCCTTACATCTGTGCTTCTTGCCTTTAGCTAAAGAGCATTGCTGATTCTGATGATTCTGTTGACTCAATTGAATCCAATAGTCCAGACCAAGGTTCCAAGAAATCTGAGAGCAATTACATGTCAATGAAATCCTGGTGAGTGTAACTGCCCTCTAAATACTGCTTTTCACGAACCTGTTTTTAATAGAACAATTACCACCAATTCACTGTGTTGACCTGTGTGTGagggtatacatacatacatatatatacatatatatgaatgatgtaatatatgtgtgtgtgtgtgtgtgtgtgtgtgtgtgtgtgtgtgtggtgttgacaTGAGCCATACAGCAcatgtagatgtcagaggacaacgttgGGTGTTGGTCTTTGTCTTCTGCTTTGTTTGAATCAGAGTTTCCTGGTGTCTACCACTGCATATACCATGcaagctggcccatgagcttcctaGGATTTCCCACATCCCATCTTGCCCCagaagcactgggattgcagaagTGTGCTACCACGTCTGGCCTTATGTGGCTCTGAAGATCCAAACTGAGGTCCTACTGCttacatggcaaacactttacccaccaggccatctctctggtccccaaTTCATTTTTGACAAATTGCTACAAAAAAATCACCAAAGACTCCATTCTACACATTGATTCAGGTTGGATGTCCTTTATCTGAAATTCTGAAATGCTTAGGATTATAAGTGTTTCTAGTttcagaatttgtttttgttttttgttttttttttagtttttggaatATCTGCATATCCATAATGAGATCTCATGAGGAATAGAACTCATCTAAACATTAAATACATGCATGATTCATATTTTCAGATGCTCAGGTGAAGGGGGCTCAACCTGTGGACTTAAGAGAAGGAAATGGCGATGGTCTCTTCACCTACAGAGAGCCACGTGTGACATGTGggacatttctgttttcattttgctcTTATGTGTCTCACACTCTCGCCCTGTTTCCTCCCAACCCTGTAAAGGGTTATTTTGATTCCAAGTCcatttttagaaagaaagttTTTCAGTTTGGCTCTGCCTCTGGCGGGGTTCTGGTGGTTGAATACTCTTCAgcgtagcaggaatcttaaaagttcttattaataaaatcaaacccgaggccaggtattggggtgaatgctggaagatcagagagacagaacaagccacagctacctcacctctccagttcctcagctgatcctgtttcctcagactggaagcctctgtgtcctcatccaaatgggtctcagctgaactgtgctgctcaaaggcctaacagcttaaccaggctctagttcctggtcctcatgccttatatacctttctgctcttTGCCATCACTTCatgagattaaaggctcttgttaccaagcctggctgtttccagtgtggctttgaactcacagagatccagacagatctctgcctctggaatgctaggattaaaggcctgtgctaccactgcctaacctctacgTTTAATATAGTggccgttctgttctctgacccctagataagtttattggggtgcacaatatatcaagcACACTTCAGGACTTTGTTCATCTTCTTATGCTGTTAGATGCTCATATTTGACAGGCAGAGTGGAAAGCTGTTACTGTGTGGCTTAAATAGACCTTTGTTTAATATCTTCTACTCCAGTTTCTTCAAAGAATcaacctctgcatctgctggttGCCAAGCTGAACCCCAGAGTTCTCTGGAGACTCCAGAGCAGGGGCCTCCCCTGCAAGAACATGGCACAGGAAGCGATCTGTGTCTTCCACCTGCTGATCCAGAAGCACAAACCACAGCTGACAAAAAGGGGTCCGCCTCACTAACTGTTGTGAAATTGTCTATATTACTCAAGTAAAGCTCTGATTCCTAAAACTTTGTGGGCCCTAAGAGCAAGACAGATGCCTTGAATGcacttaatatttaaatttcaaagtagttcTTCAAAATCTCCAAGTCAGCCTCAAATctgacagggttctctgtgtgtcACTGATGCTGTGACCATGGACAGTAAATGATAGAGTTGGAGGAAGAGTGGTCCCCAGGGATGGGGGTGGCTTTTCCAACTGTTTTGACACTTTTCCCTTGGCCAGCCTTTCGGGCCATAAAACCTGGACCTTGCTGATTCAGAGTCAGCGTGCATCACCAGGCTCTTAAATTAGCATCATGTGGGCAGGCATGCTTCCTGAGGTACTGAGCAGATGAGAAGAGGGAAGTAGGCCCTAGGTGATGTCACTTGACAAGGCACTTGACAAGATAGTTGGAATTTTAGCTGCTTTCCATGTCCTCTTATATGGAATAATTTCCAGAAGACAGATATGCAAATTGACCTGATGGAGATGGTTATAACCCACTTAGTTCACGTCTGCCTCTTTCCTCACTGTCTGTCAACTGCATTGCAAGAGGGCAGGGAAGGATGTAATGAATGGCTTTCAGTACCTtaaattcatatttctttcttcatatgtTTCCAGCTTTAGCTGGAAAATGTCATCTCAGAAACAGAAGGCCAGAAATATACTCTGAAAGGACAGTTCAGAGCCAGGGACAGTTGACTGTTTAATGTGACTTATACAGATGTTTTCTGTCCTAGCAACGTCCCTGATGAGAGCCAAGTGGAGACTCTGAACGTGTTCCTCTCTCCCTCGGATGCCTTCAACTATCTTGCTCTGGTAGAAGCAGCAGGACGGATATGGTAGGTGGAGCCGTGGATGATACTGAATGAACAGGTCAAAGATGGAGGGACACTGTATTCAAAGATGAGGGACACTGTATTTGACAAAGTTGACAGAGGACTACGGTTACAGTGTTGCCACCAAAAGATTATTGTCATATGGGAGGTCAACTTTTGAGGGGGACCAAAAGGGCTGGGGATAAGGACCTTTCTGATTCTTCAAAGAGTAATAGATGTCAGGGTGCCATTCCTAGGCACCACAGAGTGGATATTTAAAGAATGAAGCAAGAGATCCAAGTTAATAGGGTCTAAAAGATGTATATGAGGGCCTAAGATTCCCATACCCCAGTCAAAACCTCTATTCCAAAACATAACACAAAAGTCTGTGTGGCAGATATTTTTTTTGACATAATTACTATTTATCTGATTCTACATCCTCTTAAACTGTGACTGGGAATGTTGGCACAGGCCAGTAATCCTAGTTCCCTAGaatagagttctaggccagcctgagcttaaTAGCAGGTTTAAGGCCAGCTTTAGCTATATAAGGagaccctctcccctcccccatctcaaaataaataaacctgttcAATTCATTTTGGTGGAAGATTGAATTCTTATAAGATAACTctttaatataaagaaaatgccataatgCCGTAACTTTCCATTTTCCCCAAATTTTTGCATCCTAGGACTTGTAACCCCCCCCGCTCAGCCTGTGGGCTTGTTTGTGACTACACTTATACATGTGTCCATTTGTGTACTCACACTCTAGAGAGTCACTAAGTAGTGCTGTGTACTCTGGCAGACATTTATCAAGCATCCTG
Protein-coding regions in this window:
- the Plekhs1 gene encoding pleckstrin homology domain-containing family S member 1 — protein: MQSVQRMFKCHPDEVMSIRTMNRDYFLIGHDREKIREWVSFMSTYCRGAKTAHQNSQEQPSVGDRRPVSDPIPFFGLCSASEIISLPLPRASLPDVHLIQKNLQGFRQAHPHHEHDFYSEPTQDMEEENYYLTPRSILSELKSIADSDDSVDSIESNSPDQGSKKSESNYMSMKSCFFKESTSASAGCQAEPQSSLETPEQGPPLQEHGTGSDLCLPPADPEAQTTADKKGSASLTVVKLSILLNNVPDESQVETLNVFLSPSDAFNYLALVEAAGRICVARWEGPPRLGCLFCHGDHILAVNDLKPQSLEEVSLFLTRCIQKEKVKLSIGRIPNSEKFHASACTCPLKHHLVEPVQQDLAGLERTPKRSPAIKKSKKEVTGESAASGP